A section of the Halopiger aswanensis genome encodes:
- a CDS encoding HalOD1 output domain-containing protein produces the protein MTETPRTDGGSTDDSTPRLQLSYTLEDGEAPSTGVVKAAAILTDTSPLDLEPLYDVIDPDHLDGMFESPDGGTVFIETRFVYCGCTVTVTPETVYLERIRDDC, from the coding sequence ATGACTGAGACACCACGCACGGACGGCGGCAGTACCGACGATTCGACCCCCCGACTGCAGCTTTCGTACACGCTCGAGGACGGCGAAGCACCCAGTACCGGCGTCGTAAAGGCGGCAGCGATCCTGACGGACACGTCGCCGCTCGACCTCGAGCCGCTGTACGACGTGATCGATCCCGACCACTTAGACGGCATGTTTGAATCCCCGGACGGCGGCACCGTCTTCATCGAAACCAGATTCGTCTACTGTGGCTGTACGGTGACCGTGACGCCGGAGACCGTGTACCTCGAGCGGATCCGCGACGACTGTTGA
- a CDS encoding P-loop NTPase, which yields MPDETPQTDDEIRRAVIDRVREVQIMGGDPVSEQLIEDVDVEDGIVTFTVDFEPVSRVLADRLTDQLRGAGLATDGVIHVRVEAAGSDAPETGLPVSGVDSLIAVGSAKGGVGKTTVTVSLARALNEAGLDVGVFDANVYAPDAPDLLEAEGPVQSSPSGKPMPVEVDGIQVVSIELIAEDGPVAWRGAMVHDVVKDLLGDAAWDDRDVLLVDLPPGIGDAVYTIVQQAPLDGGLLVSTPTEEGVRATQRTAALYTANDVPTVGVVPNMVGSVADAAGPFDDADPETIAEDVVEAAYADVAPVPFDPALREPTAASFADPETEGERAIADLRATVESFLEHEAGPAVPEDAVDLRGLPPETCHRQVVTELGVTEGPVSVVMRGEPDDLVSVVDESLERDGRSLERTDVEDLGYEGWLVELEPSASSTAVSEPAT from the coding sequence ATGCCCGACGAGACACCGCAGACGGACGACGAGATCCGACGGGCGGTCATCGACCGCGTCCGCGAGGTCCAGATCATGGGCGGCGATCCGGTCAGTGAACAGTTGATCGAGGACGTCGACGTCGAGGACGGTATCGTCACCTTCACCGTCGACTTCGAACCGGTCAGTCGCGTGTTGGCGGACCGCCTCACCGACCAACTGCGCGGCGCCGGACTGGCGACCGACGGCGTGATCCACGTCCGCGTCGAGGCCGCCGGCTCGGACGCCCCTGAGACCGGTCTCCCAGTCTCCGGCGTCGACTCCCTCATCGCCGTCGGCAGCGCGAAGGGCGGCGTCGGCAAGACGACCGTCACCGTCTCGCTCGCGCGGGCGCTCAACGAGGCCGGCCTGGACGTCGGCGTCTTCGACGCGAACGTCTACGCGCCCGACGCGCCGGACCTGCTCGAGGCCGAGGGGCCGGTCCAATCGTCGCCGTCGGGGAAGCCGATGCCCGTCGAGGTCGACGGGATTCAGGTCGTCAGCATCGAGCTGATCGCCGAGGACGGACCGGTCGCCTGGCGCGGCGCGATGGTCCACGACGTCGTGAAGGACCTGCTTGGCGACGCCGCTTGGGACGACCGGGACGTGCTGCTCGTCGACCTCCCGCCGGGGATCGGCGACGCGGTCTACACGATCGTCCAGCAGGCGCCGCTGGACGGCGGCCTGCTCGTGAGCACGCCGACCGAGGAAGGCGTCCGAGCGACCCAGCGCACCGCGGCGCTGTACACGGCCAACGACGTGCCGACGGTCGGCGTCGTCCCCAACATGGTCGGCTCGGTCGCGGACGCAGCGGGGCCGTTCGACGACGCCGATCCCGAGACGATCGCCGAGGACGTCGTCGAGGCGGCCTACGCCGACGTAGCACCCGTGCCCTTCGATCCGGCCCTGCGAGAGCCGACGGCGGCGTCGTTCGCCGACCCCGAGACCGAGGGCGAGCGAGCGATCGCCGACTTGCGGGCGACCGTCGAATCGTTCCTCGAGCACGAAGCCGGGCCGGCGGTTCCCGAAGATGCCGTCGACCTGCGGGGGCTGCCGCCGGAAACCTGTCACCGGCAGGTCGTCACCGAACTCGGCGTCACCGAGGGGCCGGTGTCGGTCGTGATGCGGGGCGAACCCGACGACCTCGTTTCGGTCGTCGACGAGAGCCTCGAACGCGACGGCCGCTCGCTCGAGCGAACCGACGTGGAGGATCTGGGCTACGAGGGCTGGTTGGTCGAACTCGAGCCGTCAGCGTCGTCGACGGCGGTGTCGGAACCGGCGACCTGA
- a CDS encoding UbiA family prenyltransferase gives MISTEGTDAPGETLQTVRTKLRTFLAVLRIRPAVNCLAVAVAGALLHPGAFDWTTATLAAVVMVLAYGIVYLYNYFTDVEEDRLNDSYNPVLDETYRRVIIAYLGTALVATVGISAAYLGPLPLAVVLFYLCTGVAYSTPPFRFKKRFVLKNVVVALFSGPLLLVMTSSLTGTIAVLDVVMVAFFGLIALTTSIVGDFRDIDGDRKAGVRTVPVVLGVRGTGHYVLAWTLVQLLVLVVPIGLGYVDPRYLLVLLAILPRLRFVYAMYARDGERIRRGPVVPETILAAAGLVAAALLDLGVV, from the coding sequence ATGATTTCGACAGAGGGGACGGATGCACCAGGAGAGACGCTACAGACAGTCCGCACAAAACTGCGAACGTTCTTGGCCGTGCTCCGGATTAGGCCGGCGGTAAACTGCCTCGCGGTGGCGGTCGCCGGGGCGTTGCTTCACCCCGGCGCGTTCGACTGGACTACCGCGACGCTCGCTGCGGTCGTTATGGTCCTCGCGTACGGAATCGTCTATCTGTACAACTACTTCACCGACGTCGAAGAAGACAGGCTGAACGACAGTTACAATCCCGTGTTGGACGAGACGTACAGACGCGTCATTATCGCTTATCTCGGCACGGCGCTGGTGGCGACCGTCGGTATTTCGGCCGCCTATCTCGGCCCGCTCCCGCTTGCCGTCGTACTCTTTTACCTGTGTACGGGAGTCGCGTACTCGACGCCGCCGTTTCGGTTCAAAAAGCGATTCGTTCTCAAGAACGTCGTCGTCGCGCTCTTTTCGGGACCGCTGTTGCTCGTGATGACGAGCAGTCTGACGGGAACGATCGCGGTCCTCGACGTCGTCATGGTCGCGTTCTTCGGACTCATCGCGCTCACGACGTCGATCGTCGGCGACTTCCGGGATATCGACGGCGACCGGAAAGCCGGGGTGCGAACCGTTCCGGTCGTCCTCGGGGTTCGCGGAACCGGTCACTACGTCCTCGCCTGGACGCTCGTGCAACTGCTGGTGCTCGTCGTTCCGATCGGGCTGGGGTACGTCGATCCGCGCTACCTCCTGGTTCTCCTCGCGATACTGCCGCGACTCCGGTTCGTGTACGCGATGTACGCTCGAGACGGCGAACGGATTCGCCGCGGTCCCGTCGTCCCCGAAACGATACTCGCTGCTGCCGGGTTGGTCGCCGCTGCCCTACTCGATCTCGGGGTCGTCTGA
- a CDS encoding DUF7344 domain-containing protein, which yields MENKTQSFSTEVQSADTIFALLSNQRRRYVVNVLSEQEPPIALHDLIISVSSLEAETEPENIAAETIDEVATTLNHVHLPKLDDANIISYNTETNTVTSVQTEKLKLLMSSVEDVQRVYCLEA from the coding sequence ATGGAAAATAAAACCCAATCATTCTCAACCGAGGTCCAGTCCGCAGATACAATTTTTGCTCTTCTGAGCAATCAACGCCGACGATACGTCGTTAATGTACTTTCCGAACAAGAGCCCCCGATAGCACTACACGATCTTATCATTTCAGTATCATCATTGGAAGCAGAGACAGAACCCGAGAATATTGCAGCAGAAACGATTGATGAGGTAGCTACTACATTAAACCACGTTCACTTACCGAAATTAGACGACGCTAACATCATCAGCTACAACACGGAGACAAATACTGTTACTTCTGTTCAAACCGAGAAACTCAAACTACTCATGAGTTCCGTTGAGGATGTTCAACGGGTTTACTGTTTGGAAGCATAG
- a CDS encoding DHH family phosphoesterase, with the protein MSTGVTISSISDYAILGCGSVGYAVAEELVEQGKDVLIIDRDESRVESLRDQDLDARTADIREPEAADLVAERDVVLILASDVESNKQAVEHIRDQNDGQFVVARASDPVSGDELEELGADIVINPSSVIAESALRALESGELEYNAGKLADLLEETSTRLAIITQDSPDPDSIASAAAMQAIADHLGVESDIIYLGDVGHQENRAFVNLLGIDLVQWDEIEDYSVYDTVAMVDHATSDEMDLPVDVVIDHHEPESDYEPEFVDIRPNMSSTSTIMTKYIQEFDMNVSEEVATALLYGIRAETLDFKRDTTPADLTAAAYLYPFANHDTLEQVESPSMSPETLDVLAEAIANRDVQGSHLVSNAGLVRDREALTQAASHLLNLEGVTTTAVFGIADETIFLAGRSKDIRINIGKVLDDAYGEMGETAGHSTQASAEIPLGIFTGIEISDDTRDTLLELTEEAVKRTLFDAMGVEGTEGSNGS; encoded by the coding sequence ATGAGTACGGGGGTTACGATCTCGTCGATCTCTGACTACGCGATCTTGGGCTGCGGGAGCGTCGGCTACGCCGTCGCCGAGGAACTCGTCGAGCAGGGGAAGGACGTCCTCATCATCGACCGCGACGAGAGCCGCGTCGAATCCCTCCGCGACCAAGACTTAGACGCCCGTACCGCCGATATTCGCGAGCCCGAGGCCGCCGACCTCGTCGCCGAGCGCGACGTCGTCCTTATCCTCGCCTCCGACGTCGAGTCGAACAAGCAGGCCGTCGAACACATCCGCGACCAGAACGACGGTCAGTTCGTCGTTGCGCGCGCGAGCGATCCCGTCTCCGGCGACGAACTCGAGGAGCTGGGCGCCGACATCGTCATCAACCCCTCCTCGGTGATCGCCGAGTCCGCCCTGCGTGCGCTGGAATCCGGCGAACTCGAGTACAACGCCGGCAAACTGGCGGACCTGCTCGAGGAGACCTCCACGCGGCTGGCGATCATCACCCAGGACAGTCCGGATCCGGACTCGATCGCGTCGGCGGCGGCGATGCAGGCGATCGCGGACCACCTCGGCGTCGAGTCCGATATCATCTACCTCGGCGACGTGGGACACCAGGAGAATCGGGCGTTCGTCAACCTGCTCGGCATCGACCTCGTGCAGTGGGACGAGATCGAGGACTACTCGGTGTACGACACCGTCGCGATGGTCGATCACGCCACCTCCGACGAGATGGACCTCCCCGTGGACGTCGTGATCGACCACCACGAGCCCGAGAGCGACTACGAACCGGAGTTCGTCGACATCCGGCCGAACATGTCCTCGACGTCGACGATCATGACGAAGTACATCCAGGAGTTCGACATGAACGTCTCCGAGGAGGTCGCCACCGCCCTCCTCTACGGCATCCGCGCGGAGACCCTGGATTTCAAACGCGACACGACCCCCGCCGACCTCACCGCGGCCGCCTACCTCTACCCCTTCGCGAACCACGACACCTTAGAACAGGTCGAATCCCCGTCGATGTCCCCCGAGACGCTGGACGTCCTCGCGGAGGCCATCGCCAACCGCGACGTCCAGGGGAGCCACCTCGTCTCCAATGCCGGCCTCGTCCGCGACCGCGAGGCGCTCACCCAGGCCGCGAGTCACCTCCTCAATCTCGAGGGGGTTACCACCACCGCCGTCTTCGGCATCGCCGACGAGACCATCTTCCTCGCCGGCCGCTCGAAGGACATCCGCATCAACATCGGGAAAGTGCTGGACGACGCCTACGGCGAGATGGGCGAGACGGCCGGTCACTCGACCCAGGCCAGCGCGGAGATTCCGCTGGGCATTTTCACCGGCATCGAGATTTCGGACGATACCCGCGACACGCTGCTCGAGTTGACCGAGGAAGCGGTCAAGCGGACGCTGTTCGACGCGATGGGCGTCGAAGGAACGGAAGGGTCGAACGGCTCCTGA
- a CDS encoding helix-turn-helix transcriptional regulator — MVSTEAEQLRDIFSKRYRLIEALSDEPKTKPDLVNELDYSRSTINRAIDELLDVKCVEPTQPAETEFQLTMAGQAALQFHREYRAETERIQANTALLNTLPADTLDKAFLAEADVYSSTRTPDIAHQPGTELLEEASRMIGTAPVVQRSYFDNFIERLTEGGFELELILETSLLEAIEQNYEDDFAALMEFDTVDAYVIGESLPYALWLTEQDTSTYAGITVYEDGGVKGTLVNDTSAAIAWARAQYSKYRETASKFEGY, encoded by the coding sequence ATGGTGAGTACAGAGGCTGAACAGTTGCGAGACATCTTTTCGAAGCGATACCGGCTTATTGAAGCCCTCTCTGACGAGCCGAAAACGAAACCCGATCTTGTAAATGAATTAGATTATTCTCGCTCAACGATCAATCGAGCAATCGATGAACTACTCGATGTGAAGTGTGTCGAACCCACCCAACCGGCAGAAACGGAGTTCCAACTCACTATGGCGGGACAGGCAGCACTTCAATTCCATCGTGAGTACCGGGCAGAGACTGAGCGAATTCAAGCGAATACCGCGCTGTTAAACACACTTCCAGCGGATACTCTCGATAAAGCGTTCCTCGCTGAAGCAGATGTGTATTCGTCAACTCGAACTCCAGATATCGCACATCAACCCGGCACGGAACTATTAGAAGAAGCAAGTAGGATGATCGGAACAGCACCTGTTGTCCAGCGCAGCTATTTTGATAACTTCATCGAGCGACTCACAGAGGGCGGATTTGAGTTGGAACTGATTCTCGAAACTTCCCTTCTTGAAGCCATAGAACAGAATTATGAGGATGACTTTGCAGCACTCATGGAGTTTGATACTGTCGATGCATATGTTATCGGTGAATCACTTCCATACGCCCTCTGGCTAACCGAACAAGACACATCTACATACGCTGGTATCACGGTGTACGAAGACGGTGGAGTGAAAGGAACACTCGTTAACGACACTTCTGCTGCTATTGCATGGGCGAGAGCCCAGTACTCGAAGTATCGAGAAACAGCCTCAAAATTTGAAGGCTACTAA
- a CDS encoding trimeric intracellular cation channel family protein has protein sequence MGSELLTVLFGDPFAAMNTIGLVAFALVGSTKAIREEFDLFGIAVVGLTMAFAGGATRDLLVTRVPLALQSPLEIALGLLGVGLAIALNIVFSSVDTHPITLVSDAIGLAAFATTGAIVATEANVSAFGVVTIATINAVGGGAFADILLDRSPFILFEDFYASCAVLGGSAYWIATAVGATGSLAAAACAIVTVGTRLVAVTYDWRLPTVQNARFTDRQPGAIDDD, from the coding sequence ATGGGTTCGGAGCTTCTCACCGTACTGTTCGGCGATCCATTCGCCGCGATGAACACGATCGGGCTGGTCGCGTTCGCTCTCGTCGGCTCGACGAAGGCGATTCGCGAGGAGTTCGACCTGTTCGGCATCGCCGTCGTCGGGCTAACGATGGCGTTCGCCGGCGGCGCGACGCGGGACCTCCTCGTGACGCGCGTGCCGCTGGCGTTGCAGTCTCCGCTCGAGATCGCACTGGGGCTGCTCGGTGTCGGATTAGCGATCGCACTGAACATCGTCTTTTCGTCGGTCGACACCCACCCGATCACGCTCGTTTCTGACGCAATCGGGCTCGCCGCCTTCGCGACGACCGGCGCGATCGTCGCGACCGAGGCGAACGTCTCGGCGTTCGGCGTCGTCACCATCGCGACGATCAACGCGGTCGGCGGCGGCGCGTTCGCAGATATTCTGTTGGACCGGTCGCCGTTCATCCTCTTCGAGGATTTCTACGCGAGTTGCGCGGTACTGGGCGGCAGTGCGTACTGGATCGCGACCGCCGTCGGCGCGACCGGCAGTCTCGCCGCCGCGGCGTGTGCGATCGTGACCGTCGGGACGCGGTTAGTGGCGGTGACCTACGACTGGCGGCTGCCGACGGTTCAGAATGCGCGATTCACGGACCGACAGCCCGGTGCAATCGACGACGACTGA
- a CDS encoding phosphotransacetylase family protein has protein sequence MTDTDTPDTDTDTDTDNGTTGTDTETTDGAAATDGATDTILVSSLEESVGKTAITLALARLARAEGDSVGYMKPKGTRLESNVGKTLDEDPMLARELLDLEAEMHDLEPVVYSPTFIEQAIRGREDPEELRERVGEAFDSLAADTDRMFVEGGGEYEVGGIVDLTDVDVADLLDARVVLVAPYKQPGDVDDVLAAADAFGDRFAGVVFNDVPDAAYDQLETDVVPFLEGRDVPVFGVLPSDRTLAGVTVEDLASELGASMLVEDGDDAFVERFSVGAMGADSALRRFRRTKNAAVITGGDRAEIHTAALEAPGVRCLILTGGHRPSGAVLGQAAEKGVPVLSVQTDTLTTVERAEDVVRSGRTQNEETVERMQELLTDHAAVDSILELESN, from the coding sequence ATGACTGATACCGACACCCCGGACACTGACACCGATACTGATACCGACAACGGCACGACCGGCACGGACACCGAGACCACCGACGGCGCCGCGGCGACTGACGGCGCGACGGACACGATCCTCGTCAGTTCGCTCGAGGAGAGCGTCGGCAAGACGGCGATCACGCTGGCGCTGGCCCGGCTCGCGCGGGCCGAGGGCGACAGCGTCGGCTACATGAAGCCCAAGGGGACGCGCCTCGAGAGCAACGTCGGCAAGACCTTGGACGAGGACCCGATGCTCGCGCGCGAACTGCTCGACCTCGAGGCTGAGATGCACGACCTCGAGCCGGTCGTCTACTCGCCGACCTTCATCGAGCAGGCGATCCGCGGCCGCGAGGATCCCGAGGAACTCCGCGAGCGCGTCGGCGAGGCGTTCGATTCGCTCGCGGCGGATACCGACCGCATGTTCGTCGAGGGCGGCGGCGAGTACGAGGTCGGCGGCATCGTCGACCTCACGGACGTCGACGTCGCGGACCTGCTCGACGCGCGCGTGGTGCTCGTCGCTCCCTACAAACAGCCCGGCGACGTCGACGACGTCCTCGCGGCCGCCGACGCGTTCGGCGACCGCTTCGCCGGCGTCGTCTTCAACGACGTCCCCGACGCCGCCTACGACCAACTCGAGACCGACGTCGTTCCCTTCCTCGAGGGCCGGGACGTGCCGGTCTTCGGCGTGCTGCCGAGCGACCGGACGCTCGCGGGCGTGACGGTCGAGGACCTCGCGAGCGAACTCGGCGCGTCGATGCTCGTCGAGGACGGCGACGACGCCTTCGTCGAGCGGTTCTCCGTCGGCGCGATGGGCGCCGACAGCGCCCTGCGTCGCTTCCGCCGGACGAAAAACGCCGCCGTCATCACCGGCGGGGACCGCGCCGAAATTCACACGGCCGCGCTCGAGGCGCCCGGCGTCCGCTGTCTGATCCTCACCGGCGGCCACCGACCGTCGGGCGCCGTCCTCGGCCAGGCCGCCGAGAAGGGCGTCCCGGTTCTGTCGGTCCAGACGGACACGCTCACGACCGTCGAGCGCGCGGAGGACGTCGTCCGCAGCGGTCGCACGCAGAACGAGGAGACCGTCGAGCGCATGCAGGAACTGCTCACCGACCACGCGGCCGTCGACTCGATCCTGGAGCTCGAGTCGAACTGA
- a CDS encoding DUF7344 domain-containing protein translates to MNPREEQALRLIADRQNRAILTVLNDAAQPLTVAELVDRLVTAETERCDSVETEADRRRIRISLHHNRLPKLEEAGLVEYDRAANVVSYERYPAVDTEILELEMIDELLSYFNTGTGISDDTIGVIEGRDAVIEYGHHLTDAAEDELFLMYESDELLRSACLEHVDAALERDVDVALGSKNAEVLERTRDRLPDITVWEPQLDWWNEPGTYPTVGRLVFADRERIMLAILKASDLDGTTTEMAIVGEGPENPLVVLVRQLLGPRLDHLDYQSENFLDNLPFES, encoded by the coding sequence ATGAATCCTCGCGAGGAGCAGGCCCTCCGACTGATCGCCGATCGGCAAAACCGGGCGATACTGACGGTTCTCAACGACGCCGCGCAGCCGCTCACCGTGGCCGAGTTGGTCGACCGGCTCGTGACGGCGGAGACCGAGCGCTGTGATTCCGTGGAGACCGAGGCCGACCGGAGGCGAATTCGCATCTCGCTTCACCACAACCGACTCCCGAAACTCGAGGAAGCGGGCCTCGTCGAGTACGACCGCGCGGCGAACGTCGTCTCCTACGAGCGCTATCCAGCGGTGGATACGGAGATCCTGGAACTGGAGATGATCGACGAGTTACTGTCCTATTTCAATACCGGCACCGGGATCTCCGACGACACGATCGGCGTCATCGAAGGCCGGGATGCAGTAATCGAATACGGCCACCACCTCACCGACGCGGCAGAGGACGAACTGTTCCTCATGTACGAGTCCGACGAACTGTTGCGATCCGCGTGTCTCGAGCACGTCGATGCGGCCCTCGAGCGGGACGTCGACGTTGCGCTCGGCTCGAAAAACGCCGAGGTGCTCGAACGAACGCGCGACCGCCTGCCCGACATTACCGTCTGGGAACCGCAACTGGACTGGTGGAACGAGCCGGGAACGTATCCGACGGTCGGACGACTCGTCTTCGCCGACCGGGAGCGAATTATGCTGGCCATTCTGAAGGCGTCTGATCTCGACGGCACGACTACCGAAATGGCAATCGTTGGCGAAGGTCCCGAAAATCCGCTGGTCGTCCTCGTGCGGCAGCTACTCGGCCCGCGACTCGACCATCTCGACTACCAGAGCGAGAATTTCCTGGACAACCTTCCGTTTGAATCGTGA
- a CDS encoding PRC-barrel domain-containing protein has translation MDDTPQEITSIVGREVYSNGGVFVGEIEDLQLNIDGQSVTGLALGNLNSELFTEEARSGQGVIVPYRWVRAVGDVVLVNDVVERVREPDEEEDELLA, from the coding sequence ATGGACGACACTCCCCAGGAGATCACCTCGATCGTCGGCCGCGAGGTGTACTCGAACGGCGGCGTTTTCGTCGGCGAGATCGAAGATCTGCAGCTGAACATCGACGGACAGTCGGTCACCGGACTCGCGCTCGGCAACCTCAACTCGGAACTGTTCACCGAAGAAGCGCGCTCGGGACAGGGCGTCATCGTTCCCTATCGGTGGGTCCGAGCCGTCGGCGACGTCGTGCTGGTCAACGACGTCGTCGAGCGCGTCCGCGAACCCGACGAGGAAGAAGACGAGCTGCTGGCCTGA